The sequence TTTGATGCTGACTTGGTCGAGATTAATGGTAAGTGTTTGGGCAACGCGATCGCGCATCGCTTTCAAATAAGGTTTAAGCTTGGGTTTTTCCGCAACAACAACCGCATCAATATTCCCCACTGACCAGCCGTGTCTAGAAATCAGCCCTTTCACTTCCTTTAGTAACTCAATACTATCTGCATTGGCCCATTTGGAGTCAGAGGGGGGAAAATAGTGACCAATATCGCCTAAACTTAACGCCCCTAACATCGCATCCATAATGGCATGAGTCAGGACATCGGCATCACTATGTCCGACCAACCCTAAATAATGATTGATCTTGACTCCACCAATAACTAAAGAATGATCTTGACCCAGTTGATGAATGTCATAACCATTGCCAACTCG is a genomic window of Cyanobacteria bacterium GSL.Bin1 containing:
- a CDS encoding 2-C-methyl-D-erythritol 2,4-cyclodiphosphate synthase: MNIRVGNGYDIHQLGQDHSLVIGGVKINHYLGLVGHSDADVLTHAIMDAMLGALSLGDIGHYFPPSDSKWANADSIELLKEVKGLISRHGWSVGNIDAVVVAEKPKLKPYLKAMRDRVAQTLTINLDQVSIKATTNEKMDAVGREEAIASYVVVLLVSQQ